The Patescibacteria group bacterium genome includes the window CGCCCGGGATGCCCGGGGTCGTGGCGGTCCACGCCGACGTATTCGCGAAAGGCTCCGTGCCGGAAATATTCGCCGAGCCCGCAGCCGAGATCAACGACAGCGGCCTGCTTCGCGTTGCAACGGCCGTCGAAGATCCGGAAAACCCAGCCATGATTCTCGCGGACGGTCGGCTCGGCCAGATATTGCGCGTAAGCCTCGAAAAACTTCTGATCGTAAGCCATGCTCGCCTCCGAAGCGGTTTGAGAAAAGAACAGCTGGCGACAACTTATCCATTCCGGGATCGGGTGTCAATCAGTGGGTGGAGAGAGTGCAGGAGTGCAGGAGTGCGGGAGAGACGGAGATGCGGAGAGACGGAGTCAGGAAGAGACGGAGTCAGGGAGTGATGAAGCACTCCAGCACTCCAGCACTCCAGCACTCCTGCACTCCCGCACTCCCGCACTCCTGCACTCCTGCACTCTCAATAAAAAGAGACGAAGCGATGCTTCGTCTCGCGGAGATACCGTTATTTCCGAGGCTGATCCTGGCCAGCAGCCTGGCGCGTCTGGTACAGCGGTGCGAAGAACCGGATCTGACGCTCTAAATGGTTGACTGCCATGACCGGATGCGAGCGGAGCAGTTCGCGCTCCTCTTTCAGGAAAACTGCCGCTTCTTCCGGGGTCACGAGGCCGCCGGTCGCTTCTCGGCTGAGCCAGAGCGCGAGGATCACGATATCCTCATCCTCGAGGCCGGCGATATGCCTGGCCAGATGGCCGCGCAGAACTTCGAGATCATCGAGCGTCTGACTGAGCTCGTGCTGCAGCCGGCGATCCGCGGCGGAGTTTCTGTCGACCAGGTTCTCAAGCTGCTCCCGCAACCGGTTCTTGCGGCCGCGGCAGGCGTAGAACGCCATGGCGACCATCTGATAGACCGCGATACACTCCTGCTCGCGCCGGAAGACAGGATCGCGCTGCATACGCCACCACCGGGGCAGCGACCGGAACCAGGCCGCGAGGCCCTTGAAGGCCGCGACGTTATTCTTCCAGCACAGCATCGTGATCACGATGAACGCCGCGACCGACAAAAAAATGACCCGACCCAGATCGAACATGGTCTGTCCGTCCATGATGTTCTCCTTGGAAAAAGGCTGATCGCCTTGGCAAAGAACTGGCCAGACCTTAGCAACCGACTGTGGCCGCGTCAATCCGCCTCTTCGACGGCGCGGCGAATGTGCCGCAGAGCCGCCCTGCCGCCGCGGACCGGCGGACCGATCGCGATGATGTCAATGCGAAAACCGGCGCGACTCAATCCGCGAGACCGCAAATAACCGTGAGCCGCCCGCCGCAACCGCTCCCGCTTGCCGGCCGTGACCGCCTCCTCGGGATATCCGAACTCGCGACCACGTCTGGTCTTGACCTCGACAAAAACGACCTCGCTGCCTTCCATGGCCACGAGGTCGAGTTCTTCTGAATTCATGCCGCCGCCGCGCCAGTTGCGAGCCAGGATGCGGTAACCGGACGCTTCCAGATAATCAGCAGCCAAAGCCTCGCCGTTCCAACCGAGAGCCGAGCGGGCGCTCGCGGGATCAGCGATTCGCTCCGGGAAGATATTTAGCCAGGCGTTTCTTTTCATCGAGTTCGGTCCGCAGGCGGGGATAATCGCGGGCGACGTAGATGACGACCCGGACGAGCCAGACCAACAGGACCGTGAAAGTGAGCAGGAACCAGAACCGCATGCCGAACAGCGGCACCTGCTCGTAGGCGCAGAACAGCGACGCGAGCCCCAGGAAGCCGGTCCAGAACAGCAGGCTGGCGAACCGGTTAAAAACGCCGGCTTTAAGCGCGTGGTCGCGCTTCAGACTCCGGGCGATGATCGCCAAAATAGCCGCAACCACCAGGAACCAGAGGAAAAATATCAAAATACCGCCGACCAGCGACGGACCCAGCGGGACCGGGTTGGGATTCAGCCAATAGCGATAATCGAGGAACGGAGCGAAACCCTTGATGAAGTTCATAGGCTTATGATGAGCGACGAGTTGGCATTCTAACAGGCGACCAAAAAAAAGCAAGTGAGCGGCGGAGTTGGGGAGGATGGGAGAGACGGAGAGACGGAGTCAGGAAGAGACGGAGTCAGGGAGTGATGAAGCACTCCAGCACTCCAGCACTCCAGCACTCCAGCACTCCGCCACGTCGTTTGCGAACGACGTGGCTCCAGCACTTCCCTACTCCCAACAAAAAACCGGAAGCGCGGCGCTTCCGGCTCACTGATCCGATCGACTCACGGCTTGGTGAAAAGCAGGCCGTAATGATAACGACCCGGCTCGAACGCCTTCAAAAACACCAAGCCGGCGGCTTCCGCCAATTTTCGGGCTTCCTCGGCGCTGATGCGGGAGGCTTGATCAGGACCGAACGCCGGCCCCGTCGGTTTCCAATCGATCACGACGAACTTGCCGCCCGAGCGCACGGTCCGGACACACTCGCTCATCATCGCCTCCCGATGGCGCGACATGAAAAGATTATTGATGAGCAGACCGATGTCCAATTCGCCGTCAGGAATACTGACGCCCTTGGGCCTTTCCAGATCGCCCCAGATCGTCTCGACGTTATTGGCCGTCTCCAGTTTGATGCGGCCCTGGATGCCGCCGAGCACGGACTTCAGGATGTCGACCGCGTAAACTTTTCCCGACGGACCGACCAGACGCGAGGCCGGAAAAACATAATGGCCGATGGTGCCGCAACCGAAATCAGCGACCTTCATCCCGGCGCGCGTATCCGCTTCCTCCAGGACCTTGAAAGGATCGATGAGTTCTTTGCCCGTGGGTATGTAGGCCATAGTGATGGAGTGTTTAGGCCGGAGGCGTGAACAGGCGGCCGACGGTCCCCATGAGGAAACCGCCGATCATGCCGGTAGCAGCCAGAAAACCGATGAAAATGATGCCGAGGCCGATGAGTTTATAGAACAGGCGCGTGCCGCCGGACGTGCCCAGATGCTGCTCCGCCCATTCGATGGCGCCAAAATTATTGAGGAACCACTCGGACTTGATGACGAACAACAGGCCGACCCCGACGGCCGCCAGACCTCCCAGGACCCTTCCGATGATGGCGAACATAATTTCGAAGCGATTATTTTAGAAGACAGGCGAACCTGCGGTCTGGCCGCGATACTTATATTTTACATCCTTTGGTGGGCACGGGTGGATTCGAACCACCGACCTCCTCGGTGTAAGCGAGGCGCTCTAACCAGCTGAGCCACATGCCCGTCTGGCCCACCGGAGGATGTAAACAATGAGGCGATGCGGCCCGCTCTGACCAGCTGCCCGCCACCCACAACTCCGCAGGAGCGGAGGGTGGAGCTAATCGTCCGGATACGCGAGCCCTCTCATCCTGGTCATTATTATAGCCTTAATAAGCGACGCGAGCAATTAATATGAAGTGTGGGAGAGACGGAGTGCAGGAGTGCTGAAGTGCAGGAGTGCGGGAGAGATGAAAGATTGGAGCAATAAACCGAGCTGAGCTCGGTAAATACAAAAACCAGCCGGTGTTGTCCGGCTGATTCTCACCACTGAACTCGGCTCTGGAGTTTCGGTGGGCCAGCTCAGCTAGCCACACCTCGCTCTGGTCGCTCGGTTGTTTCATCAGAGAATGCGAAGCTGAGCTTCGCCATCATCTTTTGGAACCGAGCTGAGCTCGGTGGTGCGGACGGAGGGATTTGAACCCTCACGAGGTTGCCCCCGCCAGCCCCTCAAGCTGGTGCGTCTGCCAGTTCCGCCACGTCCGCGTAGCTGATAAAATAGCCGACTCCGCCAAAAAAAGCAAGCGTCAGGATGCCGAAGCCGCGAAATCACCGACTTCCCACTACTCCCTGACTCCATCTCTCCCCAACTCCGTCTCTCCCACCCCCTTCACGCCGCGAACAACCGCTCCTTGCCCGTAACGACCTTCAGCCTGGACGGAGCGATCTCGATCAAGGCTTCGCGATATTCGGTCTTGCGGCCGTCGACCACGACAGTGAACGGTTCGTCGCTCGAGACCTTCAGCCGGCGGAGCGGTATCAGTCCGGCTTCCTCGTTCTTGCCGCGACCGCCCAAAAATCCGCCGGACCGCTTCGGGATCATGAGCATATCCAGACGCCCATCCTGAGGATCGCCGGGATGCCTGAGAGCGGCCGGACCGCGCAGGGCGAGTTCGGCGCTGCGGATATTGCTCACCACGATCTCACACTCGGAATCGACCGAGGAGATCCGGTAATCGCCCTCGCCCTCGACGGTATAACGTCCCGGAGGTATGACCACCTGCCACAAAAAATACTGGCCATTGATCTTGCCCAGGTCGATCTTCTGGATGACGCGACGCGACAAAACCTCGCAAGCCTCGGCGCCCGGCGGAATGCCGAGCGACTTGGCGATGGAATTCGGCTGGCCGATGGGAATGAGTCCCAAAGTGACGTCGGCGTCGCCAAGACCGGCCACGACCTGCGAGACGGTCTCGTCGTTGCCGACGGCGACGATCGTCTTGGCGCCGCGGCGCGTCTCATCGCGAACAAGGCCGCGCGCATTGGTGAACGGCGTCAGCCGGCCGATCTTGCCGGTGATGCCGAGATCGGTCAGAGCGATCTCCACGGCCGCCATGACGCGCTCGTATTTCCGGTCGCTGATGAAGCTGTCGTAAATATAGAAATACATGTTGGACGGGACTAACCCGCGCGTCCATCATAATCATAAGCGGCGGGACTGTCGAGCGCACGGACCACGCCTATTGGGAGAGTGCAGGAGTGCTGGAGTGCGGGAGTACGGGAGAGACGGAGTCAGGGAGTCAGTATCTTAACTTCGTATCTTCAGCACTCCAGTACTTCAAGAGTATAGTAAAAAACCACCGGCTGTCGCCGGTGGCTTTCAGTTTGCGGGTTATGCCCGCCATTCGTCTGGCGGTTAGATGGCCGGCAGCTTCACTTTTTCTTCCGGCTTCTCGGCCAGCTTGAACTGCGGCTTGGCCTGGTTCTCATTCTTGCCGGTCTCTTGGCCCATGGCC containing:
- a CDS encoding YraN family protein codes for the protein MKRNAWLNIFPERIADPASARSALGWNGEALAADYLEASGYRILARNWRGGGMNSEELDLVAMEGSEVVFVEVKTRRGREFGYPEEAVTAGKRERLRRAAHGYLRSRGLSRAGFRIDIIAIGPPVRGGRAALRHIRRAVEEAD
- a CDS encoding methyltransferase domain-containing protein: MAYIPTGKELIDPFKVLEEADTRAGMKVADFGCGTIGHYVFPASRLVGPSGKVYAVDILKSVLGGIQGRIKLETANNVETIWGDLERPKGVSIPDGELDIGLLINNLFMSRHREAMMSECVRTVRSGGKFVVIDWKPTGPAFGPDQASRISAEEARKLAEAAGLVFLKAFEPGRYHYGLLFTKP
- a CDS encoding diacylglycerol kinase family protein, producing the protein MYFYIYDSFISDRKYERVMAAVEIALTDLGITGKIGRLTPFTNARGLVRDETRRGAKTIVAVGNDETVSQVVAGLGDADVTLGLIPIGQPNSIAKSLGIPPGAEACEVLSRRVIQKIDLGKINGQYFLWQVVIPPGRYTVEGEGDYRISSVDSECEIVVSNIRSAELALRGPAALRHPGDPQDGRLDMLMIPKRSGGFLGGRGKNEEAGLIPLRRLKVSSDEPFTVVVDGRKTEYREALIEIAPSRLKVVTGKERLFAA